One Faecalicatena sp. Marseille-Q4148 DNA window includes the following coding sequences:
- a CDS encoding IS1634 family transposase, translated as MAYFLKKTKNKKGIYLQIYESYYDPERKGGAHRSYKPIGYVHELQANGIEDPIAVFGEEVQKLNQEYKKKKQTEKERKISEESPEKLLGYFPLKNLNDSLGCKKYIDLMQTATHFRFNIFDMMSDLIYARVVHPCSKLKTYWEVIPKLFGTHAFSLDQIYSGLEYIGSEYEKVIEIFNHQVALKYPFDTSHSYFDCTNFYFEIDKEDHFRLKGPSKENKKEPIVGMGLLLDANQIPIGMKMYPGNESEKPVIREIIDELKQRSHISGRTIQVADKGLNCFNNILHALKAGDGYIFSKSVKTLPETEKTWVLLENDYVDVKTKKGEVLYRIKECVDDFSYSYTDNAGHRKTLKLTEKRIVTFNPKLAEKQKYEINRQVEKAKNLRACEAKKSEYGDSSKYVTFISTDKKGTKTAGKVKVEINEKAIENAKKLAGYNMIITSEIHMSASEIYASYHNLWRIEESFRIMKSQLDARPAYMQKQETITGHFLICYLAVLLTRLLQIHVLKDEYGTEEIFDFIHDFRVAKISDRKYINLARSSSFIKELSSKTGLPLTSYFLGNEDINKMLSHRF; from the coding sequence ATGGCGTATTTTTTAAAGAAAACAAAAAACAAAAAAGGGATTTATCTTCAAATCTATGAAAGCTATTACGATCCGGAGCGTAAAGGTGGCGCACATCGTTCTTATAAACCGATTGGCTATGTCCACGAACTTCAGGCAAACGGCATTGAAGATCCGATTGCTGTTTTCGGTGAAGAGGTACAAAAACTCAATCAGGAATATAAAAAGAAAAAACAGACTGAAAAAGAACGGAAGATATCAGAAGAATCTCCGGAAAAACTCCTTGGCTACTTCCCTTTAAAGAATCTCAACGATTCTCTGGGATGTAAAAAATATATTGATCTTATGCAGACAGCAACACATTTCCGATTCAATATTTTTGATATGATGTCAGATCTTATTTATGCAAGAGTGGTGCATCCCTGTTCAAAGCTGAAAACGTATTGGGAGGTGATTCCCAAACTGTTTGGAACACATGCTTTCTCCCTCGACCAGATTTATTCCGGCCTTGAATACATTGGTTCTGAATACGAAAAGGTGATTGAGATTTTCAACCATCAAGTAGCTTTGAAATATCCATTTGATACTTCTCACTCCTATTTCGACTGCACGAACTTCTATTTCGAGATTGATAAAGAGGATCATTTCAGATTAAAAGGTCCTTCAAAAGAAAATAAAAAGGAACCGATTGTTGGTATGGGACTTCTTCTTGATGCAAACCAGATCCCAATCGGCATGAAGATGTATCCGGGAAATGAAAGCGAAAAACCTGTAATACGGGAAATCATAGATGAATTAAAGCAGCGAAGCCACATATCCGGCAGGACGATCCAAGTGGCAGATAAAGGACTGAACTGCTTCAACAACATCCTTCATGCCCTGAAAGCAGGAGACGGATATATTTTCTCAAAATCTGTAAAAACGCTTCCCGAAACAGAAAAAACATGGGTACTTCTTGAAAATGATTATGTAGATGTTAAAACTAAAAAAGGCGAAGTCCTTTACCGTATCAAAGAGTGTGTGGATGATTTTTCTTATTCCTATACGGATAACGCCGGACACCGGAAAACGCTGAAGCTTACAGAAAAGCGTATTGTGACATTTAACCCGAAGCTTGCCGAAAAACAAAAATATGAAATTAACCGACAGGTAGAAAAAGCAAAAAATCTCAGGGCATGTGAAGCAAAGAAATCGGAATACGGAGACAGTTCCAAGTATGTTACCTTTATTTCTACTGATAAGAAAGGGACAAAAACGGCTGGAAAAGTCAAGGTCGAGATAAATGAAAAGGCAATAGAAAACGCAAAGAAACTGGCAGGATATAACATGATTATAACTTCTGAAATCCATATGAGCGCTTCTGAAATCTACGCTTCATACCACAACCTCTGGCGGATCGAGGAATCCTTCCGTATCATGAAATCTCAGCTTGATGCCAGACCAGCTTATATGCAGAAACAAGAAACCATCACAGGGCACTTCCTCATCTGTTATCTTGCCGTGTTATTAACAAGGCTTTTACAGATACATGTATTAAAAGACGAATATGGAACGGAAGAGATTTTTGATTTTATACATGATTTTAGAGTTGCCAAAATCTCTGACCGAAAATATATAAACCTAGCCAGAAGTTCCTCTTTCATTAAGGAGTTATCTTCCAAGACAGGATTGCCTCTTACCTCTTATTTCCTTGGAAACGAAGACATAAATAAAATGCTAAGCCATAGGTTTTAA